In the genome of Pseudonocardia cypriaca, the window CGAGAACTCGATCTCCTGGTAGAAGGGCAGCTCCTGGTTCACGCCGTGGATGCGGCCCTTCTCGCAGTCGGCCTTGCGGAACCGGAAACCCAGGCCGGCGAGGGCGGACAGGATGCGCTCCTGCGCGGGCAGCGGGTGCACGGCGACGGGGTCCAGGTCGGTGGCGTCCACCGCGCCCGCGATCTCCACCTCGGTGGCGAGCCCCACGGTGGTGCCGTGCAGCGGTTGTCCGTAGAAGTGGGTCAGCGGCGCCTCCCACGGGAGGTGGAACCGGAACGGGATCGTGCGTCGCGTTCCGCTGTCCAGCGAGAAGGCGCCGGTGATCGGGAGCTTCGCGTACTCGAGGTCGGTGCTGTGCTCGTTGTCGCCCGACTCGACCTCGACGCGCGTCCGAAGGGCGAGGAACACGCCCCTGAGCTGGGAGTCGTGGGTGCCGCCCTGGAGGGTGACCTCCCCGGTGACGACGCCGCCCGGCACCGTGTTGGGATCGTGCAGCACGGTCTCGACCTCGGGGCCGCCGACCCCCAACGCCTGCATCAGCTTCTTGAACACCATGGCGTCACCTTTCCGCGTCGAGCTCGCGCCTGACCTCCAGGGGCGTTTCGCGGATCGCGGTGAACTTCCGGCGTCGGCCGGCCGTGTGGGGGTAGGAACGAGATCAAGGCGCGCGGCGAGGGAGCGAAAGTGTTCAGCATCACCGTCCGGGATCACATGATGGTCGCCCACAGCTTCCGGGGCGCCGTGTTCGGTCCGGCCCAGCGCCTGCACGGCGCCACGTTCCTGGTGGACGCGACGTTCCGCCGCCCCGAGCTCGACGAGGACGGCATCGTGGTCGACATCGGGCTGGCCACCCAGCAGCTCGGCGAGGTCCTGGGCGAGCTCAACTTCCGCAACCTCGACGACGAGCCGGCCTTCGAGGGCGTCAACACCTCCACCGAGTTCCTGGCGAAGGTGGTGGCCGACCGCCTCGCGGACCGGCTGCACGGGGGTGCGCTCGGTGAGAACGCGCGCGGGATCTCGTCGATCGTGGTGACGCTGCACGAGTCGCACGTGGCGTGGGCCAGCTACGAGCTGTCCCTGTGACGGCCTCCGCGACTGCGAGGACGGTGCACGTGGTCGTCCCCGCCGACATCGACGACCCCGCGCGGCCCAGCGGGGGCAACGCCTACGACCGCCGGGTCTGCCGGGCCCTGCCGGCCACCGGCCGCTCGGTGGAGGAGATCGCCGTCGCCGGGGCGTGGCCCGAGCCGGACGCAGCGGACCGCGCGGAGCTGCGCCGGCGGCTCGCCACCGTCCCGGACGGCGCCGTCGTGCTGCTCGACGGGCTCGTCGCCTGCGCGGTGCCGGACGTGCTCGCCCCGCACGCGGGTCGGCTGAGGCTGGTCGTGCTCGTCCACCTCCCGCTCGGCGACGAGGTGGGGCTCCCGCCCGCCGTCGCCGCCGACCGCGCGGCCCGCGAGCGCGCCACCCTGCACCTCGCGACCACTGTCGTGGCGACCAGCCCGTGGGCGGCCCGCCGGCTCGTGGCGGTGCACGGGCTCGCCGCCGACCGGGTCCACGTGGCCCCGCCCGGCGTGGAACCCGCCCCGCTCGTGCCCGGGGACGAGGCGGGCGGCCGGCTGCTGTGCGTCGGCTCGATCACGCCGACCAAGGGGCAGGACCTGCTGGTCGAGGCGCTCGCGCAGATCGCCGACCGGCAGTGGACGTGCCGGCTGGTCGGCCCGCTCGTCCGCGACACCGCGCACGTCGCGGCCGTGCGCGAGCGCGTCGAGCGACACCGGCTCGGTGACCGGGTGGAGATCGCCGGCCCGCGCACCGGGGCGGACCTCGACGCGGTGTACGCGGCGACCGACCTGCTGGTGCTGCCCTCGCGTGCGGAGTCGTACGGGATGGTCGTGGCGGAGGCGCTGGCCAGGGGGATTCCCGTGCTCGCCGCCGCCGTCGACGGCGTGCCGGAGACCCTCGGCCGCGCGCCGGACGGCGCGCTGCCCGGCCTCCTCGTGCCCCCGGCCGACGTCGCCGCGCTGGCCGTCGCCCTCGGCCGCTGGCTGGACGAGCCCGAGCTGCGACGCACGGCGCGCGGAGCTGCCCGCGCGCGCCGCGGCGCCCTCACCGGCTGGGAGGTGACGGCGCGATGCTTGGCGGACCTGTTGACGTGACCGTTCCAGGGGCCCCGGTGACCTCGGACTGGCTCGCCCTGCGCGAGCCGGCCGACGCCGCCGCGCGTGGTTCCGAGCTCGCCGACCGCCTGTCCCGGTGGCTGCAGGGCCGTCCCGGCCCCCACGTCATCCGCGACCTCGGTTGCGGAACCGGTTCGATGGGCCGCTGGCTCGCGGGCCGGCTGCCCGCACCGCAGCTCTGGCTGCTGCACGACCGCGACCCGGCCCTCGTCGACATCGCCGTGGCCGGCCTGCCGGCTGACGTCGCCGCCGAGCCGCGGGTCGGCGACGTCACCGCGCTCGACGCCACGCAGCTCGCCGGCACGGCGGTGGTCACGGCCTCTGCGCTGCTGGACCTGCTCACCGCCGACGAGGTGGAGCGACTGGCGGCGGCGTGCGCGGCCGCGGGTTGCGCGGCCCTGCTGGCCCTCTCGGTCACCGGCAGGGTGATGCTCACGCCTGCCGACCCGCTCGACGCCGCCTTCGCCGCCGCCTTCGACGCGCACCAGCGCCGCACGGTGGACGGGCGCAGGTTGCTCGGCCCGGACGCCCCGCCGGCGGCCGCCGCGGCATTCGGCCGGCACGGCGTCTCGGTGGTACGGGCGCCGAGCCCGTGGCGGCTCGGGTCCGCCGACGGCCCGCTGATCGAGCAGTGGCTGCGCGGCTGGCTCGCCGCGGCGTGCGAGCAGCGCCCGGCCCTCGTCGCGGAGGTGGAGGCCTACCTGGACCGCCGGCTCGCGGCGATCGCGAGAGGTGAGCTGCGGGTCGTGATCGGGCACGCCGACCTGCTCGCCCTGCCGGAGGTCCCGTCATGA includes:
- a CDS encoding glycosyltransferase family 4 protein, with protein sequence MHVVVPADIDDPARPSGGNAYDRRVCRALPATGRSVEEIAVAGAWPEPDAADRAELRRRLATVPDGAVVLLDGLVACAVPDVLAPHAGRLRLVVLVHLPLGDEVGLPPAVAADRAARERATLHLATTVVATSPWAARRLVAVHGLAADRVHVAPPGVEPAPLVPGDEAGGRLLCVGSITPTKGQDLLVEALAQIADRQWTCRLVGPLVRDTAHVAAVRERVERHRLGDRVEIAGPRTGADLDAVYAATDLLVLPSRAESYGMVVAEALARGIPVLAAAVDGVPETLGRAPDGALPGLLVPPADVAALAVALGRWLDEPELRRTARGAARARRGALTGWEVTARCLADLLT
- a CDS encoding sporulation protein; the encoded protein is MVFKKLMQALGVGGPEVETVLHDPNTVPGGVVTGEVTLQGGTHDSQLRGVFLALRTRVEVESGDNEHSTDLEYAKLPITGAFSLDSGTRRTIPFRFHLPWEAPLTHFYGQPLHGTTVGLATEVEIAGAVDATDLDPVAVHPLPAQERILSALAGLGFRFRKADCEKGRIHGVNQELPFYQEIEFSPPSRYAGGITQLEVTFVSHPQSMEVVLELDKRGGFFTEGHDSFSRFTVDYATVDRTDWQQELDGYLQHASRRRGFF
- a CDS encoding 6-pyruvoyl trahydropterin synthase family protein, which gives rise to MFSITVRDHMMVAHSFRGAVFGPAQRLHGATFLVDATFRRPELDEDGIVVDIGLATQQLGEVLGELNFRNLDDEPAFEGVNTSTEFLAKVVADRLADRLHGGALGENARGISSIVVTLHESHVAWASYELSL
- a CDS encoding class I SAM-dependent methyltransferase, which translates into the protein MTVPGAPVTSDWLALREPADAAARGSELADRLSRWLQGRPGPHVIRDLGCGTGSMGRWLAGRLPAPQLWLLHDRDPALVDIAVAGLPADVAAEPRVGDVTALDATQLAGTAVVTASALLDLLTADEVERLAAACAAAGCAALLALSVTGRVMLTPADPLDAAFAAAFDAHQRRTVDGRRLLGPDAPPAAAAAFGRHGVSVVRAPSPWRLGSADGPLIEQWLRGWLAAACEQRPALVAEVEAYLDRRLAAIARGELRVVIGHADLLALPEVPS